In the genome of Xanthomonas translucens pv. cerealis, one region contains:
- the mraY gene encoding phospho-N-acetylmuramoyl-pentapeptide-transferase, which produces MLLELSRWLQQLESLFGLFGYLTFRGILAALTSLFLSLWLGPAVIRKLAQFKGGQPIRQDGPQSHFSKAGTPTMGGSMILITVLLSVLLWGDLRNRYVWLVLAVMLAFGVIGWYDDWIKIVRRDPNGLKSRWKYLLQSIFGLAAGLCLYYTADVPAAITFYIPMFKSIALPLAGISFVAIAYFWIVGFSNAVNLTDGLDGLAIMPTVLVACALGVFAYASGNAVFSAYLKIPSIPGAGELIIICAAIAGAGLGFLWFNTYPAMVFMGDIGALALGAVLGTIAVIVRQELVLVIMGGVFVIETLSVMIQVASFKLTGKRVFRMAPIHHHFELKGWPEPRVIVRFWIISVVLVLVGLATLKVR; this is translated from the coding sequence ATGCTGCTTGAACTGTCCCGTTGGCTGCAGCAGCTGGAGAGCCTGTTCGGGCTGTTCGGCTACCTCACCTTCCGCGGCATCCTCGCGGCGCTGACCTCGCTGTTCCTGTCGCTGTGGCTGGGGCCGGCGGTGATCCGCAAGCTGGCGCAATTCAAGGGCGGCCAGCCGATCCGCCAGGACGGCCCGCAGAGCCACTTCTCCAAGGCCGGCACGCCGACCATGGGCGGTTCGATGATCCTGATCACGGTGCTGCTGTCGGTGCTGCTGTGGGGCGACCTGCGCAACCGCTACGTGTGGCTGGTGCTGGCGGTGATGCTGGCGTTCGGCGTGATCGGCTGGTACGACGACTGGATCAAGATCGTGCGCCGCGACCCGAACGGGCTGAAGTCGCGCTGGAAGTACCTGCTGCAGTCGATCTTCGGCCTGGCCGCCGGCCTGTGCCTGTATTACACCGCCGACGTGCCGGCCGCGATCACCTTCTACATCCCGATGTTCAAGTCGATCGCGCTGCCGCTGGCCGGAATCAGCTTCGTCGCCATCGCCTACTTCTGGATCGTCGGCTTCTCCAACGCGGTCAACCTGACCGACGGCCTGGACGGGCTGGCGATCATGCCCACGGTGCTGGTGGCCTGTGCGCTGGGCGTGTTCGCCTACGCCTCCGGAAATGCGGTGTTCTCCGCCTATCTGAAAATTCCCTCGATTCCCGGCGCTGGCGAGCTGATCATCATCTGCGCGGCGATCGCCGGCGCGGGCCTGGGCTTTTTGTGGTTCAACACCTATCCGGCGATGGTGTTCATGGGCGATATCGGCGCGCTGGCGCTGGGCGCGGTGCTCGGCACCATCGCGGTGATCGTGCGCCAGGAACTGGTGCTGGTGATCATGGGCGGCGTGTTCGTGATCGAGACGCTGTCGGTGATGATCCAGGTCGCCTCGTTCAAGCTCACCGGCAAGCGCGTGTTCCGCATGGCGCCGATCCACCACCACTTCGAACTGAAGGGCTGGCCCGAGCCGCGGGTGATCGTGCGCTTCTGGATCATCTCGGTGGTGCTGGTGCTGGTCGGCCTGGCCACGTTGAAGGTGCGCTGA
- the ftsW gene encoding putative lipid II flippase FtsW: MNDAARQATRLEAIGGRYDPWLLGAVVALASLGVVMVGSSSIELTVSPFYYLTRHMLFLAGGIGLAIWTMRTELKNIEQYNQLLLLACFGLLIVVFVPGLGSSVNGARRWINLGISKFQTVEAVKVLYIVWLSSYLVRFRDEVNATWPAMLKPLGVAVALVGLLLMQPDFGSSTLLLAITAGMLVLGGVNLPRMSMPIVIGLPVFAFIAILEPYRLRRITSFLDPWADQLGSGYQLSNALMAVGRGELFGVGLGGSVQKLNYLPEAHTDFIFSVIAEELGFTGVCLIIALYALLVGRAFWLGMRCVEMKRHFSGYIAFGIGLWISLQSFVSVGVNLGILPTKGLTLPLISAGGSSVLMTCVAMGLLLRVSYELDRAERQVAKVRSDAAPVKQTVDSAEDLQAAREASASAVAAAIQAGTPARGTSRMQPRVEPTFGRLG; encoded by the coding sequence ATGAACGACGCCGCGCGCCAGGCAACCCGACTCGAGGCCATCGGCGGCCGCTACGACCCGTGGCTGCTCGGCGCCGTGGTGGCGCTGGCCTCGCTGGGCGTGGTCATGGTCGGCTCCAGCTCGATCGAGCTGACCGTGAGCCCGTTCTATTATCTCACCCGGCACATGCTGTTCCTTGCCGGCGGCATCGGTCTGGCGATCTGGACCATGCGCACCGAGCTGAAGAACATCGAGCAGTACAACCAACTGCTGCTGCTGGCCTGCTTCGGCCTGCTGATCGTGGTGTTCGTGCCCGGCCTGGGCAGCAGCGTCAACGGCGCGCGACGCTGGATCAACCTGGGCATCTCCAAGTTCCAGACCGTGGAAGCGGTCAAGGTGCTGTACATCGTGTGGCTGTCCAGTTACCTGGTGCGCTTCCGCGACGAGGTCAACGCGACCTGGCCGGCGATGCTCAAGCCGCTGGGCGTGGCGGTGGCGCTGGTCGGCCTGCTGCTGATGCAGCCGGACTTCGGTTCCTCCACGCTGCTGCTGGCGATCACCGCGGGCATGCTGGTGCTGGGCGGGGTCAACCTGCCGCGCATGTCGATGCCGATCGTGATCGGCCTGCCGGTGTTCGCCTTCATCGCGATCCTGGAACCGTACCGCCTGCGCCGCATCACCTCGTTCCTGGACCCGTGGGCCGACCAGCTCGGCTCCGGCTACCAGCTGTCCAATGCGCTGATGGCGGTGGGCCGTGGCGAACTGTTCGGGGTCGGCCTGGGCGGCTCGGTGCAAAAGCTCAACTACCTGCCGGAAGCGCATACCGATTTCATCTTCTCGGTGATCGCCGAGGAACTGGGCTTCACCGGCGTGTGCCTGATCATCGCGCTGTACGCGCTGCTGGTCGGGCGCGCGTTCTGGCTGGGCATGCGCTGCGTGGAAATGAAGCGCCACTTCTCCGGCTACATCGCCTTCGGCATCGGCCTGTGGATCAGCCTGCAGAGCTTCGTCTCGGTCGGCGTGAATCTGGGCATCCTGCCGACCAAGGGCCTGACCCTGCCGCTGATTTCCGCCGGCGGTTCCAGCGTGCTGATGACCTGCGTGGCGATGGGCCTGTTGCTGCGCGTGTCCTACGAACTGGACCGCGCCGAGCGTCAGGTGGCGAAGGTGCGCAGCGACGCGGCGCCGGTCAAGCAGACCGTGGACAGCGCCGAAGACCTGCAGGCCGCGCGCGAGGCCAGCGCCAGCGCGGTGGCCGCGGCGATCCAGGCCGGCACCCCGGCGCGCGGCACCAGCCGCATGCAGCCGCGGGTCGAGCCGACCTTCGGGAGGCTGGGATGA
- a CDS encoding UDP-N-acetylmuramoyl-tripeptide--D-alanyl-D-alanine ligase, producing MKRLPLSMIAHWAGAELHGDDVAIDAIAHDTRTLAPGSLYVALRGERFDGHDFVADAAARGASALLVELLQPHSELPQILVADTQLALARIAAGMQRGRATRVAAITGSNGKTSVKALLLAILQHACRVNGGSVYANPGNRNNEIGLPLAVIEAPDAADYAIYEMGAGKPGDIAYLTDIVAPHAALVNNVAAAHLERMGSLLGVAQTKGAIYAALPADGTAVINADDAFGRWFEQRLPAPAPRVLRFGLQASAEVSATQLRVGPDRSQFVLVTPQGEVEATLPLPGRHNLMNALAAASLALALDIAPALIAAGLAQVQPVPGRQIAHTLPGGAVLIDDSYNANPGSLAAAIDALAAAGGERWLVLGDMRELGDGAEALHASGGRRARDAGLTRLYALGPLSAIAAHAFGENGRVFDSHAALIAALRADLRAAVTGDQGPGTGEQQEHRQVNTEMHEHTRVAPAMVGVAATLSPVPGPRSPVPTILVKGSRGSAMDKIVSALLAHGEEAPHAA from the coding sequence ATGAAGCGCCTGCCGCTGTCGATGATCGCGCATTGGGCCGGCGCCGAGCTGCATGGCGACGACGTGGCGATCGATGCGATCGCCCACGACACCCGCACGCTGGCGCCGGGCAGCCTGTACGTGGCGCTGCGCGGCGAGCGTTTCGACGGCCACGATTTCGTCGCCGATGCCGCCGCGCGCGGCGCCAGCGCGCTGCTGGTGGAATTGCTGCAGCCGCACAGCGAACTGCCGCAGATCCTGGTCGCCGACACCCAACTGGCACTGGCGCGGATCGCCGCCGGCATGCAGCGCGGCCGCGCCACGCGCGTGGCCGCGATCACCGGCAGCAACGGCAAGACCAGCGTCAAGGCGCTGCTGCTGGCGATCCTGCAGCACGCCTGCCGGGTGAACGGTGGCAGCGTCTACGCCAATCCCGGCAACCGCAACAACGAGATCGGCCTCCCGCTGGCGGTGATCGAAGCGCCGGACGCGGCCGACTACGCGATCTACGAAATGGGCGCCGGCAAGCCGGGCGACATCGCCTACCTGACCGACATCGTCGCTCCGCACGCGGCGCTGGTGAACAACGTCGCCGCGGCGCACCTGGAGCGCATGGGCAGCCTGCTTGGCGTCGCGCAGACCAAGGGCGCGATCTATGCCGCGCTGCCGGCCGACGGCACCGCGGTGATCAATGCCGACGACGCGTTCGGGCGGTGGTTCGAACAGCGTCTGCCGGCACCGGCCCCACGCGTGCTGCGCTTCGGCCTGCAGGCCAGCGCCGAGGTCTCCGCCACGCAGTTGCGGGTGGGTCCGGATCGCTCGCAGTTCGTGCTGGTCACCCCGCAGGGCGAGGTCGAAGCGACGCTGCCGCTGCCGGGCCGCCACAACCTGATGAACGCACTGGCCGCCGCCTCGCTGGCGCTGGCGCTGGACATCGCGCCGGCGCTGATCGCCGCCGGCCTGGCGCAGGTGCAGCCGGTGCCGGGCCGGCAGATCGCGCACACACTGCCCGGCGGCGCGGTGTTGATCGACGACAGCTACAACGCCAACCCCGGTTCGCTGGCCGCGGCGATCGACGCGCTGGCCGCGGCCGGCGGCGAACGCTGGCTGGTGCTGGGCGACATGCGCGAACTCGGCGACGGCGCCGAAGCGCTGCACGCCAGCGGCGGCCGCCGCGCCCGCGACGCCGGCCTGACCCGGCTGTACGCGCTCGGCCCGCTGAGCGCCATCGCCGCGCATGCCTTCGGCGAGAACGGGCGCGTGTTCGATAGTCATGCGGCGTTGATTGCGGCGCTGCGCGCGGACCTTCGTGCCGCCGTGACCGGGGACCAGGGACCGGGGACCGGGGAACAACAAGAGCACAGGCAGGTAAACACAGAGATGCACGAACACACCCGCGTAGCGCCGGCAATGGTCGGCGTTGCAGCCACGCTTTCCCCGGTCCCCGGTCCCCGGTCCCCGGTCCCGACGATCCTGGTCAAAGGATCGCGCGGCAGCGCCATGGACAAGATCGTGAGCGCGCTGTTGGCGCATGGAGAGGAGGCGCCGCATGCTGCTTGA
- a CDS encoding UDP-N-acetylmuramoyl-L-alanyl-D-glutamate--2,6-diaminopimelate ligase, translating to MSRALPLSQLLPDMVLARDVQVSGLVMDSRAVRAGDAFVAIAGFGTHGLGFVAQAQANGAAAILFEPPAPAELPAPADAIAVPGLRARMGAMADQFHGHPSQTMTMVGVTGTNGKTSTVQLLAQAWQCLGTRSGSIGTLGVGLYGAAVPTGFTTPLVLQTHALLAQLRDAGAQAVAMEVSSHALDQGRVDAVHFDVAVFTNLTRDHLDYHGDMAGYGAAKARLFATPGLKAAVVNLDDAFGRALLATLDPALRRIGISSRGQAGATLRAEALRLEARGIGFDLLIGDARHPVQSPLLGRFNVDNLLAVAGALHALDVAPARIAATLSQLQPIRGRMNRLGGRDAQPLLVIDYAHTPDALEQALHSLRGHARGRLLCVFGCGGERDTGKRPQMAAIAQRLADAVIVTDDNPRGEDGDGIVADILAGFTDLHAVRVQRDRAQAIALAVAEAGPDDIVLIAGKGHEPYQDIAGIQHPFDDTEIAAQALQARAAGAMERAR from the coding sequence GTGAGCCGCGCGCTGCCGCTGTCGCAGCTACTGCCGGATATGGTGCTGGCGCGCGACGTGCAGGTGTCCGGGTTGGTCATGGACAGCCGCGCGGTGCGCGCCGGCGATGCGTTCGTGGCGATCGCCGGGTTCGGCACGCACGGGCTGGGCTTCGTCGCGCAGGCGCAGGCCAATGGCGCCGCGGCGATTCTGTTCGAACCGCCGGCGCCTGCCGAATTGCCGGCCCCGGCCGACGCGATCGCGGTGCCGGGCCTGCGCGCGCGCATGGGCGCGATGGCCGACCAGTTCCACGGCCATCCGTCGCAGACGATGACCATGGTCGGGGTCACCGGCACCAATGGCAAGACCTCCACCGTGCAGTTGCTGGCGCAGGCCTGGCAGTGCCTGGGCACGCGCAGCGGCAGCATCGGCACGCTCGGCGTCGGCCTGTACGGCGCCGCGGTGCCGACTGGTTTCACCACGCCGCTGGTGCTGCAGACGCACGCGTTGCTGGCGCAGCTGCGCGACGCCGGCGCGCAGGCGGTGGCGATGGAAGTGAGTTCGCACGCGCTGGACCAGGGCCGCGTCGATGCGGTGCACTTCGACGTGGCGGTGTTCACCAATCTCACCCGCGACCATCTGGACTACCACGGCGACATGGCCGGCTACGGCGCGGCCAAGGCGCGCCTGTTCGCCACGCCGGGGCTGAAGGCGGCGGTGGTCAATCTCGACGACGCGTTCGGCCGCGCGCTGCTGGCGACGCTGGACCCGGCGCTGCGCCGCATCGGCATCAGCTCGCGCGGCCAGGCCGGCGCCACGCTGCGCGCCGAGGCGCTGCGCCTTGAAGCGCGCGGTATCGGTTTCGACCTGCTAATCGGCGACGCGCGCCATCCGGTGCAGTCGCCGCTGCTCGGCCGCTTCAACGTGGACAACCTGCTGGCCGTGGCCGGCGCGCTGCATGCGCTGGACGTGGCGCCGGCGCGCATCGCCGCGACGCTGTCGCAGCTGCAGCCGATCCGCGGGCGCATGAACCGCCTCGGCGGCCGCGACGCGCAGCCGCTGCTGGTGATCGACTACGCGCACACCCCGGACGCGCTGGAGCAGGCGTTGCACAGCCTGCGCGGCCACGCCCGCGGCCGCCTGCTGTGCGTGTTCGGCTGCGGCGGCGAACGCGACACCGGCAAGCGCCCGCAGATGGCGGCAATCGCGCAGCGCCTGGCCGACGCGGTGATCGTCACCGATGACAATCCGCGCGGTGAGGACGGCGACGGCATCGTCGCCGACATCCTGGCCGGGTTCACCGACCTGCACGCGGTGCGCGTGCAGCGCGACCGTGCGCAGGCCATCGCCCTGGCCGTGGCCGAAGCCGGCCCCGACGACATCGTACTGATCGCCGGCAAGGGCCACGAGCCGTACCAGGACATCGCCGGCATCCAGCATCCGTTCGACGACACCGAGATCGCTGCGCAGGCGCTGCAGGCGCGCGCCGCTGGTGCCATGGAGCGCGCACGATGA